In one window of Rhodopseudomonas palustris HaA2 DNA:
- a CDS encoding biotin-independent malonate decarboxylase subunit beta, whose product MPNWNKIQTSSFFESNARERALGLVDEGSFVELVGPIDRFCSPHLITLGEAVEFDDGIVTGVGRIGERPVFVISQEGRFIGGSVGEVSGAKMVGTIDQAIDFYDALIAEFPRLPASQRPIVAISFETGGVRLHEANAGLLAHAEVMDAIQRARHKVPIVSLIGSRIGCFGGMGFVAASTDAIIMSEFGRLGLTGPEVIEQEMGKDEFDSSNRALVYRTTGGRHKYVMGDCNFLVDDTVAAFRAQLTELTELTIEEFEPMRRIGSEALVEKQLRGVALAVEIAPTDSRDVWRYAGNNDPVGLADGPLADFRKTVQRLVL is encoded by the coding sequence ATGCCCAACTGGAACAAGATACAAACCAGCTCCTTCTTCGAGAGCAATGCGCGCGAGCGTGCGCTCGGACTGGTCGACGAAGGTAGCTTCGTCGAACTGGTCGGCCCGATCGACCGGTTCTGCAGCCCGCATCTGATCACGCTCGGCGAGGCCGTCGAATTCGACGACGGCATCGTCACCGGCGTCGGTCGGATCGGCGAACGTCCGGTGTTCGTGATCTCGCAGGAAGGCCGCTTCATCGGCGGCTCCGTCGGCGAAGTCAGCGGCGCCAAGATGGTCGGTACGATCGATCAGGCGATCGATTTCTACGACGCGCTGATCGCCGAATTCCCGCGGCTGCCGGCGTCGCAGCGGCCGATCGTGGCGATCTCGTTCGAAACCGGCGGCGTGCGGCTGCACGAAGCCAATGCCGGTCTCCTGGCCCACGCCGAAGTGATGGACGCGATTCAGCGTGCCCGACACAAGGTGCCGATCGTCTCGCTGATCGGGTCGCGGATCGGATGCTTCGGCGGCATGGGTTTCGTCGCCGCCTCGACCGACGCGATCATCATGAGCGAATTCGGCCGTCTCGGCCTGACCGGTCCTGAAGTGATCGAGCAGGAGATGGGCAAGGACGAGTTCGACAGTTCGAACCGCGCGCTGGTCTATCGCACCACCGGCGGCCGCCACAAATACGTGATGGGCGACTGCAACTTCCTGGTCGACGACACCGTCGCGGCGTTCCGCGCCCAGCTCACCGAACTGACCGAGCTGACGATCGAGGAGTTCGAGCCGATGCGCCGCATCGGTTCGGAGGCGCTCGTCGAGAAGCAACTGCGCGGCGTCGCGCTCGCCGTCGAGATCGCCCCGACCGATTCCCGCGACGTCTGGCGATACGCCGGCAACAACGATCCCGTCGGTCTCGCCGATGGTCCCCTCGCGGACTTCCGCAAGACCGTGCAACGCCTGGTTCTGTGA
- the mdcC gene encoding malonate decarboxylase acyl carrier protein has product MALQTIEFELNSTGTPRRVAAPVHHGVVGSGDLEVLVSPIGKSGKLQVRIVTPVKGFEDLWRRVLTHFANETGLTDALVEINDNNASPAVVALRLRQALAEASA; this is encoded by the coding sequence ATGGCTCTTCAAACGATCGAATTCGAACTCAACAGCACGGGCACGCCACGGCGCGTCGCCGCGCCCGTCCACCACGGCGTCGTCGGCTCCGGCGACCTCGAGGTGCTGGTCTCGCCGATCGGCAAGTCCGGCAAACTGCAGGTGCGCATCGTGACGCCGGTGAAAGGCTTCGAGGATTTGTGGCGGCGGGTGCTCACGCATTTCGCCAACGAGACCGGTCTGACCGACGCGCTGGTCGAGATCAACGACAACAACGCCTCGCCGGCCGTGGTCGCTCTGCGGCTGCGTCAGGCGCTTGCTGAAGCGTCGGCCTGA
- the mdcA gene encoding malonate decarboxylase subunit alpha, protein MKTERKWDTLASDTRQRMEAAARYIGPGKQVKKEDTVALLKSVIRSFDRVNIEGNNQKQADFLADCLLQVDPAEINNLHMVQSCVPLASHLDMFEKGIAKRLDFAFGGPQAARVAKFIREGKIELGAIHTYLELFGRYFLDLTPRVSLICAYEADREGNLYTGFNTEDTPVIVEATKFRQGIVIAQVNKIVDKLPRVDIPAGWVDAVIESPKPFFIEPLFTRDPGLVTDNHILLAMMALKGIYGEYKVKRLNHGIGFLTSAIELILPTYGEELGLKGECCTHMVLNPHPTMIPAIEAGWVDTIHCFGGELGMEEYVRARSDVFFTGPDGSLRSNRAFAQTAGHYALDMFIGGTLQIDKFGNSSTATANRVAGFGGAPNMGCDSKGRRHVTDSWLKCGQEVPNMHDLIGDMPRGKRLVVQGVETFGEARAPSFVDKLDAWKLAENAKLDLPPVMIYGDDVTHIITEDGIAYLNRAPNMDVRMAAIRAVAGYTEIGLAEDPAETKRLREAKIFQTPEDLGIDRSRANRDLLAARSMRDLVDISGGLYNPPTRFRNW, encoded by the coding sequence ATGAAGACCGAACGCAAATGGGACACGCTGGCATCGGATACACGCCAGCGAATGGAGGCCGCGGCGCGCTACATCGGCCCCGGCAAGCAGGTGAAGAAGGAAGACACCGTCGCGCTGCTGAAGTCGGTGATCCGCTCCTTCGATCGCGTCAACATCGAGGGCAACAATCAGAAGCAGGCGGATTTCCTCGCCGACTGTCTGCTGCAGGTCGATCCGGCCGAGATCAACAATCTGCACATGGTGCAGTCCTGCGTGCCGCTGGCCTCGCATCTGGACATGTTCGAGAAGGGGATCGCCAAGCGTCTGGACTTCGCGTTCGGAGGGCCGCAGGCCGCGCGGGTCGCCAAGTTCATCCGCGAGGGCAAGATCGAGCTGGGCGCAATTCACACCTATCTCGAACTGTTCGGCCGCTACTTCCTCGATCTGACGCCGCGGGTGTCGCTGATCTGCGCCTACGAGGCCGATCGTGAGGGCAATCTCTACACCGGCTTCAACACCGAAGACACGCCGGTGATCGTCGAGGCGACCAAGTTCCGCCAGGGCATCGTGATCGCCCAGGTCAACAAGATCGTCGACAAGCTGCCGCGCGTCGATATTCCGGCCGGCTGGGTCGACGCCGTCATCGAGAGCCCGAAGCCGTTCTTCATCGAGCCGCTGTTCACGCGCGATCCGGGGCTGGTGACCGACAACCACATTCTGCTGGCCATGATGGCGCTGAAGGGCATCTACGGCGAGTACAAGGTCAAGCGCCTCAACCACGGCATCGGCTTTCTCACCTCGGCGATCGAACTGATTCTGCCGACCTATGGTGAGGAACTTGGGCTGAAGGGGGAATGCTGCACCCACATGGTGCTGAACCCGCACCCGACCATGATCCCCGCGATCGAGGCCGGCTGGGTCGACACCATTCACTGCTTCGGCGGTGAGCTCGGCATGGAAGAGTACGTCCGCGCCCGCTCCGACGTGTTCTTCACCGGCCCCGACGGATCTCTGCGTTCCAACCGCGCTTTCGCGCAGACCGCCGGTCACTACGCGCTCGACATGTTCATCGGCGGCACGCTGCAGATCGACAAGTTCGGCAACTCCTCGACGGCCACGGCCAACCGCGTCGCCGGCTTCGGCGGAGCGCCGAACATGGGCTGCGACTCCAAAGGTCGTCGTCACGTCACCGACAGCTGGCTGAAGTGCGGCCAGGAAGTGCCGAACATGCACGACCTGATCGGCGACATGCCGCGCGGCAAGCGCCTGGTGGTGCAGGGGGTGGAGACCTTCGGTGAAGCCCGCGCGCCGAGCTTCGTCGACAAGCTCGACGCCTGGAAGCTGGCCGAGAACGCCAAGCTCGATCTGCCGCCGGTGATGATCTACGGCGACGACGTCACCCACATCATCACCGAAGACGGCATCGCGTACCTGAACCGCGCGCCGAACATGGACGTCCGCATGGCCGCGATCCGTGCCGTCGCCGGCTACACCGAGATCGGCCTCGCGGAAGACCCGGCGGAAACCAAGAGGCTGCGCGAAGCCAAGATCTTCCAGACGCCGGAAGACCTCGGCATCGATCGTTCGCGCGCCAACCGCGACCTCTTGGCCGCGCGCTCGATGCGCGACCTCGTCGACATTTCCGGTGGGCTCTACAACCCGCCGACTCGTTTCCGCAACTGGTGA
- a CDS encoding biotin--[acetyl-CoA-carboxylase] ligase, with translation MVRFADIIPNAKRLAAVEQADGIGRTVLHVAEIDSTNRALIDLGKAGADHGTVLVADHQTRGRGKGSRAWFSQPSGSLCVSTLIRTARPIEEAPQLALLGAVALWEAIAAHTGVAAGIKWPNDLLVDGRKICGILAEAHTDGAGELDFVVLGFGLNVAIAQAEFPEELRRSAASLAALAGRPIDPIGLLRGFLESLGVWLPLWERDGVASFAGTWTRHAEHLGQMVRVTDGDEPVTARLIGLADDGALRILDETGVTRLVHSGEIATGISVGRGPDYISTKHTGVSS, from the coding sequence ATGGTCCGCTTCGCTGACATCATCCCGAACGCAAAGCGCCTCGCTGCGGTCGAGCAGGCCGATGGCATCGGGCGGACCGTTCTCCACGTCGCCGAGATCGACAGCACCAATCGGGCTCTGATCGATCTCGGCAAGGCCGGCGCCGACCACGGCACCGTCCTCGTCGCCGATCATCAGACCCGCGGCCGCGGCAAGGGCAGCCGCGCCTGGTTTTCCCAGCCGTCGGGAAGTCTGTGTGTCTCGACACTGATCCGCACCGCGCGGCCGATCGAGGAGGCGCCGCAATTGGCCCTGCTCGGCGCCGTCGCGCTGTGGGAAGCGATCGCGGCCCACACCGGCGTTGCCGCCGGCATCAAATGGCCGAACGACCTGTTGGTCGACGGCCGCAAGATCTGCGGCATCCTGGCCGAAGCGCACACCGACGGCGCGGGCGAGCTCGACTTCGTCGTGCTCGGCTTTGGCCTGAACGTCGCGATCGCGCAGGCGGAGTTTCCCGAAGAGCTACGTCGTTCTGCAGCGTCGCTCGCGGCGCTGGCGGGTCGGCCGATCGATCCGATCGGACTGCTGAGAGGCTTCCTGGAGTCGCTCGGGGTGTGGCTGCCGCTGTGGGAACGCGACGGTGTCGCGTCGTTCGCCGGCACCTGGACCCGGCACGCCGAACATCTCGGCCAAATGGTTCGCGTCACCGACGGTGACGAACCCGTCACGGCACGACTGATCGGCCTCGCCGACGATGGCGCTCTTCGAATTCTAGACGAGACGGGCGTCACCCGCCTCGTTCACTCCGGCGAAATCGCCACGGGCATCTCCGTTGGCCGGGGGCCCGACTACATCTCCACGAAGCACACGGGTGTAAGCTCATGA